The following coding sequences lie in one Saccharopolyspora hordei genomic window:
- a CDS encoding aldehyde dehydrogenase family protein — MSDTRTPERLAVAKTYKLYIGGKFPRSESGRVYPVHSAEGKFLANAAHASRKDVRDAVAAARKAFPGWAGATAYNRGQVLFRIAEVMEGRREQFATEVAAAEGLHRKQARAVVGAAIDRVVWYAGWTDKIATVLGAANPVAGPYFSFSVPEPTGVVAVLAPQQSSLLGLVSVVAPVLAAGNTCVVVSSAERPLPAVTLSEVLATSDVPGGVVNVLTGRAEELGPWLASHADVNALDPTGAPEDLRAELARAAADTVKRVLPVRGEREPDWTREPDIQRLRAFTEVKTVWHPIGT, encoded by the coding sequence ATGTCTGACACCCGCACCCCGGAGCGGCTGGCCGTGGCCAAGACCTACAAGCTCTACATCGGCGGGAAGTTCCCGCGCTCGGAGTCCGGCCGGGTCTACCCGGTGCACAGCGCGGAGGGGAAGTTCCTGGCCAACGCCGCGCACGCCTCCCGCAAGGACGTCCGCGACGCGGTCGCCGCGGCCCGCAAGGCGTTCCCCGGCTGGGCCGGGGCGACGGCCTACAACCGCGGCCAGGTGCTGTTCCGGATCGCCGAGGTGATGGAGGGGCGGCGCGAGCAGTTCGCCACCGAGGTCGCCGCCGCCGAAGGCCTGCACCGCAAGCAGGCCCGCGCCGTCGTGGGCGCGGCGATCGACCGCGTGGTCTGGTACGCGGGCTGGACGGACAAGATCGCCACGGTGCTCGGCGCGGCGAACCCGGTGGCCGGGCCGTACTTCTCGTTCAGCGTCCCGGAACCGACCGGCGTGGTCGCTGTGCTCGCGCCGCAGCAGTCCTCGCTGCTCGGGCTGGTCAGCGTGGTGGCCCCGGTGCTCGCGGCCGGCAACACCTGCGTGGTGGTGTCCAGCGCGGAGCGCCCGCTGCCCGCGGTGACCCTGTCTGAGGTGCTGGCCACCTCGGACGTGCCCGGTGGCGTGGTCAACGTCCTGACCGGGCGCGCCGAGGAGCTCGGCCCGTGGCTGGCCTCGCACGCCGACGTCAACGCCCTGGACCCGACCGGCGCTCCGGAGGACCTGCGCGCCGAGCTGGCCCGCGCGGCGGCGGACACGGTGAAGCGGGTGCTGCCGGTGCGCGGCGAGCGCGAGCCGGACTGGACCCGCGAGCCGGACATCCAGCGCCTCCGCGCCTTCACCGAGGTCAAGACCGTCTGGCACCCCATCGGCACCTGA
- a CDS encoding PadR family transcriptional regulator, which produces MADRTISGRQAQWLRGVLDLVVLALLAEDGEGYGYTLLQRLADAGLPGMKAGTLYPLLNRLAADGLLSAEWRAGEGGPGRKFFALTDEGRAVLAEQGPRWIEFATNSISVVERGLRS; this is translated from the coding sequence ATGGCGGACAGGACGATCTCCGGACGGCAGGCGCAGTGGCTGCGCGGCGTGCTCGACCTCGTGGTGCTGGCCCTGCTGGCCGAGGACGGCGAGGGCTACGGCTACACGCTGCTGCAGCGGCTCGCCGACGCCGGCCTGCCGGGGATGAAGGCCGGGACGCTGTACCCGCTGCTCAACCGGCTCGCGGCCGACGGGCTGCTGAGCGCTGAGTGGCGCGCTGGGGAAGGCGGCCCCGGCCGGAAGTTCTTCGCGCTCACCGACGAGGGGCGCGCGGTGCTCGCCGAGCAGGGGCCGAGGTGGATCGAGTTCGCCACGAACTCGATCTCCGTCGTGGAACGAGGACTGCGATCGTGA
- a CDS encoding aldehyde dehydrogenase family protein, with translation MIESPWEYAPAPESRDIANLKPSYQMFVDGEFVDGGGEPLKSVNPATEEVLAEVASADESDVDKAVRAARRAFDDTWSTMPGTERAKYLFRIARLVQERGRELAVLETLDNGKPIKESRDADIPTAAAHFFHHAGWADKLAHAGYGPDPRPLGVAGQVIPWNFPLLMLAWKIAPALACGNTVVLKPAETTPLSALVFAEICQQAGLPPGVVNILPGAGDVGAALVAHPGIDKVAFTGSTEVGKQIQRTVAGSGKKLTLELGGKAANIVFDDAPLDQAVEGIVNGIFFNQGHVCCAGSRLLVQESIAEELLEKLRARVRTLRVGDPLDKNTDVGAINSAEQLAKITELADSGDAEGAQRWTSPCPLPDRGFFFAPTVFSGVHQSMRIAREEIFGPVLSVLTFRTPAEAIAKANNTPYGLSAGIWTEKGSRILWAAQQLRAGVVWANTFNRFDPTAPFGGYQESGFGREGGRSGLEAYLDV, from the coding sequence ATGATCGAAAGCCCCTGGGAGTACGCGCCCGCCCCCGAGTCGCGGGACATCGCGAACCTCAAGCCCAGCTACCAGATGTTCGTCGACGGCGAGTTCGTCGACGGCGGCGGGGAACCGCTCAAGAGCGTCAACCCGGCCACCGAGGAGGTGCTCGCCGAGGTCGCCAGCGCCGACGAGTCCGATGTGGACAAGGCGGTGCGGGCGGCGCGGCGCGCCTTCGACGACACCTGGTCGACGATGCCCGGCACCGAGCGGGCCAAGTACCTGTTCCGCATCGCCCGGCTGGTCCAGGAGCGCGGCCGTGAGCTCGCGGTGCTGGAGACGCTGGACAACGGCAAGCCCATCAAGGAGTCGCGGGACGCCGACATCCCGACCGCCGCGGCGCACTTCTTCCACCACGCGGGCTGGGCCGACAAGCTCGCCCACGCCGGGTACGGCCCGGACCCGCGCCCGCTCGGCGTCGCCGGGCAGGTCATCCCGTGGAACTTCCCGCTGCTCATGCTGGCCTGGAAGATCGCGCCCGCGCTGGCCTGCGGCAACACCGTGGTGCTCAAGCCCGCCGAGACCACGCCGCTCAGCGCCCTGGTGTTCGCCGAGATCTGCCAGCAGGCCGGGCTGCCGCCGGGCGTGGTCAACATCCTGCCCGGCGCCGGGGACGTCGGTGCCGCGCTGGTCGCGCACCCCGGCATCGACAAGGTCGCGTTCACCGGGTCGACCGAGGTGGGCAAGCAGATCCAGCGCACCGTGGCGGGTTCGGGCAAGAAGCTCACCCTGGAGCTGGGTGGCAAGGCCGCCAACATCGTGTTCGACGACGCGCCGCTGGACCAGGCCGTCGAGGGCATCGTCAACGGCATCTTCTTCAACCAGGGCCACGTGTGCTGCGCGGGCTCTCGGCTGCTGGTGCAGGAGTCGATCGCCGAGGAACTGCTGGAGAAGCTGCGGGCGCGGGTGCGGACCCTGCGCGTCGGCGACCCGCTGGACAAGAACACCGACGTCGGGGCCATCAACTCCGCCGAGCAGCTCGCCAAGATCACCGAGCTCGCGGACAGCGGGGACGCCGAGGGCGCGCAGCGGTGGACCAGCCCGTGCCCGCTGCCGGACCGCGGGTTCTTCTTCGCCCCCACCGTGTTCTCCGGCGTGCACCAGTCGATGCGCATCGCGCGGGAGGAGATCTTCGGCCCGGTGCTGTCGGTGCTGACCTTCCGCACCCCGGCAGAAGCCATCGCCAAGGCCAACAACACCCCGTACGGGCTGTCGGCCGGGATCTGGACCGAGAAGGGGTCCCGCATCCTGTGGGCGGCCCAGCAGCTGCGGGCCGGGGTGGTGTGGGCCAACACCTTCAACCGCTTCGACCCGACCGCCCCGTTCGGCGGCTACCAGGAGTCCGGGTTCGGCCGGGAGGGCGGCCGGTCCGGTTTGGAGGCGTACCTCGATGTCTGA